ACTCTAACGAACATAGTTTAACCAGCTCCTTACTACCAGATCTGCCACCAAGGGAAAGAATACGCACTCTGGTTTACTAAATGGACTGACAAATGAAGTAGCTTTCATGTAATTCAATTATTCAGCAGCTGTTCTCTTGGTTGTAACTTGTTCATTCTGTCGCAGAAAGATTTGGTTTCTAAGTAGAGTCTAAGTAGGACagaacacagagacaaagactcTAATTAATAGATAATTACAAGGCTTTATAATTCATCAAAGTCCTGCGTGCTCTCCAGAGCTTCAATATGGATATCAGATAAGAGTCCTCAGTTAAATCAACTTTAGCCTTGAATCCTGTGAATGTGAaggttttttacatttctgtcctCATTCTGTATCGAAATGATAATGATGGTTGGTGTGTGAAGCAGAGAAGCCCCCCTCTCTTGCTGCTACAGCTGATATGCTCCGGTGGGCCtgtatatctattatatatacatttcgCCTGCACCTGCATCTTCATATCCAAACAACTTGAAAAGCAGAAGTCAGTTTCGAGATGGTAAAAAAGTACAACCAAACAAAGACTGATGTTGTCTGTAAACTGTACGTGTTGTCCACACATGCTTTACCTGTAGGCCCACTGTTTGTTTATCTCTTTGTCTCCACTCAGCGTGCAGACACGATCATCAGGCTCAAACAATAACAGAGTGCCACAGCCAGCTGAGCTTCAGCCCTGCTCCTCCCTCTCCGCTCACCCTTTCTCCCCTCATCCATGTCTCTGTTGCCGAGGTTACAGCAGGACCTGATGCGGCTCCTGGCCTGTCAGGCTTTGTTGTATGGATGGCCATGTCCTCTGTTTCTCCTCCTGTCTGCCTCCCCTGTGCTTCTGTCCTCTGCAGCTGCACTCCGGCCCTGATATCTATAGTTATGCTAATATGAGCAGTTGATTAATTAGTCCACACACAGGTGCTTTGTCCATAATATTCAGATTACAGTTCCCCACTGTGCTTTTACTGTCTATGTGTTTGGCTAGGTTGATGGTTGAGGGCATGTGACTGTCTGAGTAACAGGAAGACACTGCTTCTAAAAGTGTAGTGATTAGAATCTGGATctaatttatcatttatattactATTGGATTTGAATGAGTTGTTTggggagcagggggggggggggtaatgatAACAAACACTCGTGACTATGGTTGGCAATGAATCTCACAATAGCACGTCACTGTATTAGCTAGTTCATCAGCAATAACATTAAATGCTCtgcaaatgaaatatttatgtaATTAACGTTTCTcattgaaaaaaacaattgcagaaaaatgtaaaaggttatTTAACTAACGGAGATGTTACATGTAAATCCTGCAGGGTCAGTCACCATATAAATTAAACTCCTACTGCTGGTCCCCTTGTGAATaaaatatgtctgtctgtctgtctctggcaTTAGTCCGCCTGTCATTCCCTAAGGCCTCTCCCGGAGGAATATAACCAGAGAAGCACTTAAAGTTTCTCCAGAGCTCAAGGGAGAAGTGACATTTATTGCCGGAGCCATACAGACATCTGGGAAGTCTCTGCTCCATCCATCACAACCTCTGCAGTTTTCCCATCATTCAATAAAACCCATGTTCAGGTTTGTCATTACCTGATTTTTTTGCCATATTAATGTCTGTTTTTCCGTTGGTCAATCACTCTGGTCCAAActaatatctcaacaaatagtggattgattgccatgaaatgttgtaCACTCATCGTGGCTGAATCTAACTGACTTTAGTAATTCTGTCatttttcctctagtgccaccagcgctgttttttttttacagacatTGATGGCTCCCATATAATGAAACCTTCTGACTTtgttgatcccctgacttttttACTCTAGCACCACTGTCAGGTCAAAATCGTTATTTGTCTGAactgctgtgctttgtgtttggaGATGATCACCACATTTTAGCATgttaaactaagatggtaaacattatgGCTGCTAGACATCAGAAtgtagcattgtcattgtgagtatgTCAgtatgctgacattagcatttagctcaatgCTCCACTGTACACTAGACCcttagtcttgttttttttgttttgttattagaTCCAGCTTTGTTCAGCAAGTGCAATTGGTGGACAAGGAAATTGGCCTGGCACTAACCTTAGACCCATTGTGAAGACGAGAAAAAACTCCCATGAGAGGAAAGAAACTGATGAAACATTGGCTCAGCCGGATGGTAGCTTAGCCTAATTAGAAACACGaaaacaaataagacaaacgacaatcaaaataaatgttccattACAGCTGTAATAGCAGGGTGTGTAGTAACGAGGCAAATGGTAATATTTCCTGTGGTGATGGCCTGAAACAAAACACGTTTTGagagaaacacatgcacatgtagTCTATTTGTGAGGGCAGAGTTTACAACCACACGTACAGTAAATGCTGACCGGTAGACGCTGGGACTGTACATGATCCCCATCATTATTCTTCTCTTAAAGACATAAACTTCTCCCCCGTTTCCAGGAACTGCAAATGGAGGCTGCTGTGCATCCCTTGCAGAAGATCCAAACCAGCCCATTTTCACAAGTACAACCAGATGTCCATGACCTCAGCCAGCTGAGCTGTTCTCGCTGCAAAATAACCCACTTCCCCCTCACATGGTCTTTAGGCCGGATTCAGTGCCTTTCAGTCAGCCACATTTCAGTGCGAGGCATTCAAGTGCAATGTGCAAGGTAGCCTAATTTCGTAGGTTAATAAGGGAGTTGGGGTGGTCCTATATTTAACATGGAAAATGGAAACCATATAAAAAGGCCCTTTGGTTGTCCCTAAGCTCTTTCCCTGTGGACAGACTGGCCTTTTTAATACAAGACAGCTTCAATGTGGCCTCAATAGGAAATAAGTTTTCTGCAGTTAATGTATCAGAGTCACAGACACAGTCCTGAATCATGATGCATATAGGTATAGAATTTTCTTAATTTGAACACTTAGACCTGTGGACAAGTTTAACATTTGCACATCAGGGTTAAGACTGAGGTTAGGTAGGGTATGCATGCAGGAAATAAATGTtagtaaatacaatattttttaccagtttgtgtgtgtgagagtggggctgcatgtgtcAGTTTGGGTGTTTCCACACACTGCCCATGTTGATGGGAGACTTCTCAGATTAGTCCAGTCATTCGAtgctcatttaatttaatctggAGGAAGCAGATGTTTATGAACAGTCATCCATCACAATTAGCTCAAGGTTTCTTTCctctgatatattgtttccTCCACTTGTTGATATGTTGTCTAAGCAGGCACTAATGTAAACTAAAGCTTTTAACCAACCCACCTACACTCACACTAACACATTTATACAGGCACACAAATAGGGGGGCATACACAAATGCTTGGCATTGGcagtaatatttatattatatattcaaattCATTTATGAAGACCTTCTTCTGAATACATTTATCCTCAAACCCAGAGCAGCTCTTTGTAGAGGTGAGGACAAGCACAATGTCCTCATTTTCTCAAACCTTGTGAGAATGTattgtgtatgtactgtataagtATAGAGGAAAATCCTCTCCATACAGGTGATCAAATTCACATGTGgtaatatttgtaaataaagGAACAGAAATTTACAGAAATTATCATTTTATCCTCATTGAAATGTGAAACTGTTGTTTGAACATTTGTGGAAAAACATGATGATGAGTAGAGTGGAACTGTTCAGTCTATAGGCAGTAGCCAATGAGAAGTATGGattggaaatggaggattttgaatcctctttatATCGTCACACTTATACacagcagagcacacacagtgtAATTAAGACTCTACATTTAACCCATCCgttcggggacttgaaccggcAACCCTTCAGTTCCCTTACAAACTGCTACTGCCTCTGGATTGTGAATCCCAGATTAATTGCATGCAACAAAGCTccccaaaatgtaaatataaatggaaaccaaaaatagtttttttgcaaTTAAATCATGAGCTTTATGATCAGCTGGGCAGCTACACGTTGCAGATGGCAGCTAGTGGCTGTGCCAGACTTctctgacctctgtgtgtgtttttcatcaaGCTTTAGTGTAGTTACAGTAGTGCTTTGCAACTTCCACTTAGGTTGACTTAATCAATTAGATTTTTTCTACCTGCAGGTGAGACATATATGTTGACCTCTCTGTCCCTGAtaacttattttgtttttatatttcagcaCCTCGGACAGCAACCCCCAAAGGCAGAAAGAAACTAGAATAGGAAATTTAGCTAACCATACTTGTATGACACATCTAGAGGAGAAAACTGGAGCAACAGCTGATGACTAAGAACATATTTTTGTGCTCAGTTTATGAGTTGATACTTTGCTAACCTACAATATCTGCTTGTGAGGATTCATcacattcttttaaatattgctATAATGACATTCCTCCTAATTTCTAGCTTGTTCATGTATTATGATAACATGTAGGAACACCTGTCACTTTTAGAGCTGAATATTATGACATCCAAAACAATAGTTGTAAAGCCTAAATGGCACAGTGCATCTGATAATCCCAGCGAGTAAAGCCTGGTCAGGTTTTAGATGGGAGAGCCACGGATTACGCTCTGTCTCCTGTGTGATTATATCTGATCGTCACATCTGTCACAGGACCGGCGATGCTGTGTACTGTAATTGCCCTTTTGACATTCACCATATTAGCTCTTTAATATTACATAGGGTTAGTGTGCATGAGGTAGGATTGTGTGTGTCTCATGATGCCATGTGCATTAGTCTTTCTTTTGATtatatttgatttttaaatgtgtgcagtATATGACgtatttgatattatttaaattgaacacatttatttctctcacaTTGACCTCTCCTAGTTTTTCCATCCCCACCTTCCTTGTTTGCCTCCCTTCACTAACTTACAATCACCACTTAATTACTACAGATGTCAGATGGGATACCAGGCATTctaaacacaatttatttgtGCGTAATCAAGAAACTAACTACGGCAGAGTTAAGTGCAATATTCCATTTccaaatgcatttcattttattatggCACACTCAAATATTTGTCTTGGATGATCAAAAGATGTAACAAAGGGCAATACGTAATGTTGGTGTATAAGACTGTGTCGAAAAAACTAGGCtctgatatatatatgagcAGGCTATTTGAAAATGTCCTATTTGTGGGCAATGACCTTAAGAAAGGAGACTGTTTGCATTCGCTTAGTaaatgtctatgtgtgtgtgtgcttgagcGCTTGAGCGCGTGTCTACAAGACGCAgaaagggacagagggagacggGCACGCCCAAACGATGATGTTAAATGACGCCCGTCTGTTGCTTCTTGTGTATATCGGTGCGTCCTGCGATTGGCGGAGGACAGGGAAATGTACCCAGCGCTGGCGCGCCATGGGCGGGTGGATAGCCTGTTTATAAACCCAGATCGTTCCTCGTGGGCGGGAACATCAACAGTAGAGAGTGGAAGTGCAggaagtgagtgagagagagagacggtggaggagaagaggctGTGGTGGCAGCTGTGGTTGACCGGGGTTCGCGGAGGGGGCGAGGCGGTCGCCCCTGAATGCCTCTTCAACCGCGCATGGACGACCACCTCAGCCTCCTACAATCACCCCCGCCGAGCGTAACTAAAACCCGGGGCGATAACCTGGTGAACCACGGATACACTGAGACAGAGGCCGACGTGATGACTGTTGTGGCGTGTGACAACATGCTAGAAGAGTCGGCGGCTCTCCCGGGCCATCACTCTCTGGACCGATATGAACCAGATCACGAATGCTGCGAGAGGGTTGTCATCAACATCTCAGGGTTACGCTTCGAGACGCAACTCAAGACTCTCTCCCAGTTTCCAGAGACGCTGCTGGGGGATCCCAAAAAGAGGATGAGATACTTTGATCCTCTCAGGAACGAGTACTTTTTTGATCGAAACCGACCCAGCTTTGATGCCATTCTGTATTACTACCAGTCTGGCGGGCGCATCAGAAGACCCGTTAATGTGCCCATTGACATTTTCTCTGAGGAGATCCGGTTCTATGAGCTGGGTGAGGAGGCTATGGAGAAGTTCAGGGATGATGAGGGCTTCATAAAGGAGGAGGAGCGGCCGTTGCCAGATAATGAATTTCAAAGACAGGTGTGGCTGCTTTTTGAATACCCAGAGAGCTCGGGTCCCGCACGGGGCATAGCGATAGTGTCTGTCCTGGTCATTCTCATCTCCATTGTCATCTTCTGCTTAGAGACACTGCCGGAATTCAGGGACGATAACAGGCATCTGATCAGCATCGCACCTGTGATTAATGGCACACTCCCGTATTTCACCAGCCCCTTCTCTGACCCCTTCTTTGTTGTGGAGACGGTGTGTATCATCTGGTTCTCCTTTGAGCTGCTGGTGCGCTTCTTTGCGTGCCCAAGTAAAGCCACGTTCTCCAAaaacattatgaatattattgaCATTGTGGCGATCATTCCCTATTTCATCACGCTGGGCACAGAGCTGGCAGAGAGGCAAGGAAACGGACAGCAGGCCATGTCATTAGCCATTCTGCGCGTAATTAGGCTTGTTCGGGTATTTCGCATCTTCAAACTCTCGCGTCACTCCAAAGGGCTCCAGATTTTAGGACAGACTCTTAAGGCCAGTATGCGTGAGCTGGGCCTGCTTATTTTCTTCTTGTTCATCGGTGTCATTCTCTTCTCAAGTGCTGTCTATTTTGCTGAGGCAGACGACCCAGATTCGGGCTTCAGCAGCATCCCCGATGCATTCTGGTGGGCTGTTGTCACCATGACCACCGTGGGCTATGGGGACATGCATCCCGTGACAATCGGGGGGAAGATTGTTGGGTCTCTGTGCGCCATCGCAGGTGTGTTAACCATTGCCCTGCCTGTGCCTGTTATCGTCTCCAATTTCAACTACTTCTACCACAGAGAGACGGAGGGCGAGGAGCAAGCACAGTACCTGCACGTGGGCAGCTGTCAGCCTCTACCAGACACAGAGGAGCTGAGGAAGTCtcgctcctcttcctcactcagCAAGAGCGAGTATATGGTGATAGAGGAGCACGGGATCAACAGCTcgttcaaacaacaacaaaacttcCCCACCGCCACGCAAAATAACTCGCATAATTGTgtgaatacaaacaaaaagatttTCACCGACGTGTAGCCAATTATTGAGGCATGGCTCTGAACACAGGAAGGGGTggtgtgtaaacacacagctgtttctGTCGCTGCGCTCCAGCGTGTGGAAGCAGCGGTAGATGAGATGAAGAAACGTaggaataaaaagaaagagagaaagagagcaaaccCCTGTCTGTTCAGAGACGCTGCGTTGTGCTTCATTCAAAGAATCAGGACTTTTCATTTCAGTGATTTGCGTTCCTTTCGCGCTTGGAGAGAAAGAGCTCCTTAAAGTATTAGACCTATTTTTTCTTCACTGAGTTAGGGAATTGACCTGTTGTGCATTGTACAATAGCCAATATATTATCACAACAGGTAGTAATATAAGCTAACTGTGAAAGATGAGCACTCACATTGTATTAGCATTCGTTATGAGTCGTGATTCGTCATTCATAGCCTATGTATACTATTGAGCataatttaaatatgtgtgcgtgtttaaACACATGTAATGTCTGAAAAACACAGTTCTGCATATATAATCTCAATTAGACCGTTCTGTGATATGCCTTTATTGTGCGTTAAAGTATAGTCCAAATGTTAGTCTTTAAAAAGAATCCCCTATAATTCCTTGATATGAACTGTCCCATTTGTATAAACGGCACCATATAAACACTGGGGGCCGCCGACTGTCAGTCATTATCGGTGCAAGACACGCGCTCTTTCACGCACACATACAGCGATCGAAGATGGCGCGTGCTTCTCTTTGGATGCTTCAAATATATCCTAGCCCGCTGTGATGCAGTCGCTATGGCGACGGTCGTTTCCTCGGTAACCCCAAGCACCGTTGCCATGGCACCCTTGTTTCCACAGTAACCTCCCAGATGGCTCGGAAGCTATATTGAAGATTcttatgaaaatagtttgtatttaatctCTAATAAGACTGTTTGGTCATCACGCGTAAAATACAAGCCCAAACATACCCACCGCGACTATCGCCAATCAACAAGCTCCCTCAGTGACTTTAGTATTGACTCAAAAACGAATTGAAGGTCTGTTTACTTGTTGCTACCATGAACTGCCTCCCAAAAATGAACCAGGCACAATTTAGAGATGTGCTAAACTGGGGTATGTGGAAGGAGAGGCAGCGCGTGAGGAATTATGAATGGACTGGAAGCTCATTGTGTCTGGCTGTCCTGAGTGCGGTACTGCAGACGCTCAGCAGAGGCTGCTGTTCTCCCATTGATAAAACTGGTAAGTTCTGAGCACTGTCATGCCCCTGTCTCTTTATTAACTATCCCTTTACCTTTAACCATGAAACCAGTGTGTTGTACTGTTTGTGCTTTATAGACATGGCAATACAGTTTGATCTGTTCAATCTAGATAATGATACCTCAATGGTGCAGGTAAAACAGTTTCTTACAAAACAATTATAGTTAATATCACAACATAATGTAATTGAGcaagttattgttttttgtcatAGCTCTTATCcatgcaaaaaaatatattaatgtcTCACAAGTTGCATACATGTTTAGACCTCCATCAGCCTGAGTGTGTAGGTTTTTCTATTTTGTGTAATGGGGCTGATGCTCCTGCAGTGTGCCCAGGTTGTCTTTAACCTTCAGCCGACTTTGTCTTCAAAACGAATAAGGGCACCAACATCATGCCCACCCAGCTCGTGTCAGTGCAGCCCCCTGGTGGCCACCATCTGCTGCTAACAGAACAGGTGGCTCACCTGCGTCCTCTGTCTTCTTTTGCCATTGAtatcaaagagacacagaggtcAAATAACCATCAGATATCAGACATGATACGTTAAATACATTCTTTACTATTGGAGATTGTTTTGCTATGCATGGGGGTTATTCTCTATTGTTTTCTAAAAACAGCAAGTCACACCCATGCTTATAACAATTAGTTTATATTGTAGATTCAGTGTGCAAATTTGGATTATAAGGCCTATTGAAAATAGTTTTGGCTATAGTAGAGCCTCTACCTTTGTCCTGAACCCCATTCAAACTGATGCGCTGCTACCCTGCAGATGTATGTCTAGATTTATGATCACTGTCCGCCTTGACTGTGAGAgggaaatataacattttaaaaaggcaggATGAGGAATCTATCAAGCAGCCATGTTCTGAATCTATttagtgtgactgtgtgtgcacttgAATGTATGCGTGTGATATTAAactatttacattacattacaggtcattcagcagacgctcttatccagagcgacttacagtaaactaactacagggacagtacCCCTgagagcaacttggggttaagtaccttgctcaggggctcaatggtggcagccactagaccaccaggccatcaccCCCCTATATATACCTCAACAGTCATGGTTGAGTGATAATTAGGGCAGTCTCATTAGTTGGCTTACCCTAAAGGCAAAGTGGGAGGTCCTACAGAATGAATGACCTCTTCATTGAGTATTCCTTTCCGTTTTGACCCCTGACCTTGACTTCATATATTTCAGTGAAAACCTCTGTATTGGTCATCTGTTAATTGCCTGCTCATTTATCAGGTCACATACAAGCTCCAGTGAGGAGAACACTGGCATATTGATCAGTGTTCAAAATATATTACGGAAGAAACGGGAGCTACTTGGATGAGCACTGGATTGCTCAGTCTGGAAGCTATTCTCATGGGCATGGGCAGGATGGCTGTTTTAAatacacagacaaaaaaaagtagCCTGCTGTACCATGCACGCTCGTCTTTTCAATTCCTATTCTGTCCACCTCTGCTTATGTGCATCTTTGGAGTTCACTAGATATTCACATTTGTTTCTGTCACAGACTCTAATTACCTCTCCTaacctctgctctgctttatGTTTACTACAGTGTtggcatttagctgatgctCTTAAACAGGGTAAATTACAGTAAGTGTGGCTGTCAGTGGGGACACTTCTCGAGAAATGTTGCCCTTCTTCTCACAAGACTCTCTCTTATCCAAAAGTTGCCTGCacctcttcacttctcttctcctctccttatGAACTGACAGTGTTTACAGTTTGAGTTT
This window of the Cottoperca gobio chromosome 7, fCotGob3.1, whole genome shotgun sequence genome carries:
- the LOC115010767 gene encoding potassium voltage-gated channel subfamily A member 3, yielding MPLQPRMDDHLSLLQSPPPSVTKTRGDNLVNHGYTETEADVMTVVACDNMLEESAALPGHHSLDRYEPDHECCERVVINISGLRFETQLKTLSQFPETLLGDPKKRMRYFDPLRNEYFFDRNRPSFDAILYYYQSGGRIRRPVNVPIDIFSEEIRFYELGEEAMEKFRDDEGFIKEEERPLPDNEFQRQVWLLFEYPESSGPARGIAIVSVLVILISIVIFCLETLPEFRDDNRHLISIAPVINGTLPYFTSPFSDPFFVVETVCIIWFSFELLVRFFACPSKATFSKNIMNIIDIVAIIPYFITLGTELAERQGNGQQAMSLAILRVIRLVRVFRIFKLSRHSKGLQILGQTLKASMRELGLLIFFLFIGVILFSSAVYFAEADDPDSGFSSIPDAFWWAVVTMTTVGYGDMHPVTIGGKIVGSLCAIAGVLTIALPVPVIVSNFNYFYHRETEGEEQAQYLHVGSCQPLPDTEELRKSRSSSSLSKSEYMVIEEHGINSSFKQQQNFPTATQNNSHNCVNTNKKIFTDV